Proteins from one uncultured Cohaesibacter sp. genomic window:
- a CDS encoding cytochrome b/b6 domain-containing protein: MNEQPEQDPNLERIRLWDPAIRLFHWTLLICVVAAWGLGEFGPDIMTLHFYFGYAVAALLGFRLIWGLIGPKVVRFAHFIYSPKTTLSYASKIMERKPSYWRGHNPVGALAVFALMGILIAQVATGLMGDPDDYINVGPLASYVGYDTATLAIEIHETLAPILLLLVLVHVAAIAFYKVWKREDLIKPMITGWKWVKKAETD; encoded by the coding sequence ATGAACGAACAGCCAGAACAAGACCCGAATCTGGAACGCATCCGTCTTTGGGATCCAGCCATCCGCCTATTTCACTGGACCTTGCTCATTTGCGTTGTTGCCGCCTGGGGGCTGGGCGAATTTGGCCCGGATATCATGACCCTGCATTTCTATTTCGGCTATGCTGTTGCCGCGCTGCTGGGCTTCCGTCTGATCTGGGGATTGATAGGGCCAAAAGTGGTGCGCTTTGCCCATTTTATCTATAGCCCGAAAACAACGCTCTCCTATGCCTCCAAAATCATGGAGCGCAAACCCAGCTACTGGCGCGGCCACAATCCGGTTGGCGCTTTGGCAGTCTTTGCCCTGATGGGTATCCTGATCGCTCAGGTCGCAACAGGTCTGATGGGAGATCCCGACGATTATATCAATGTCGGTCCGCTGGCCAGTTATGTTGGCTATGACACCGCCACGTTGGCCATCGAGATCCACGAAACATTGGCCCCTATCCTGCTCTTGCTGGTGCTCGTTCATGTCGCCGCTATTGCCTTTTACAAGGTCTGGAAACGCGAAGACCTGATCAAGCCCATGATCACCGGCTGGAAATGGGTCAAAAAGGCAGAAACCGACTGA
- a CDS encoding cytochrome c: protein MHKIALATIALSLIAAPALAGPKEDAVAERQAYFKKLGGNMGPLAKLLKGDYDAATAQQHADALADLTTQDISGLFVEGTSTEDMPGKTEALPVIWEDMDGFAAKYEALATAAANLKAEAGKGKAQLAAAFGPVGASCKSCHDGFRD from the coding sequence ATGCATAAAATCGCTCTCGCTACTATCGCTTTGTCATTGATTGCTGCGCCAGCCCTTGCTGGCCCGAAAGAAGACGCTGTTGCCGAACGCCAGGCCTACTTCAAAAAACTTGGTGGCAATATGGGCCCGCTGGCCAAACTGCTCAAAGGCGACTATGACGCCGCAACCGCTCAGCAGCATGCAGATGCACTAGCAGACCTCACAACACAGGATATCAGTGGCCTGTTTGTTGAAGGCACTTCCACCGAAGACATGCCCGGCAAGACCGAAGCGCTTCCGGTTATTTGGGAAGACATGGATGGCTTTGCCGCCAAATATGAAGCATTGGCAACGGCAGCGGCCAACCTGAAGGCTGAAGCAGGTAAAGGCAAAGCCCAACTGGCCGCCGCTTTTGGCCCGGTTGGCGCCTCTTGCAAAAGCTGCCACGATGGCTTCCGCGACTAA
- a CDS encoding Lrp/AsnC family transcriptional regulator: MVTQQAKHIFDQLDRDLISLLRHDGRAPLSKLADILQVSRGTVQNRLDRLMESGAILGYTVRVREDYELDGIRAIMLIEVVGKSTSQVIRKLRGMPELHTLHTTNGAWDLVAEIQTASLSDFDRVLREVRLIEGVLNSETSILLSTI; this comes from the coding sequence ATGGTGACGCAACAGGCCAAGCATATTTTCGATCAGCTGGATCGGGATCTCATCTCGCTTTTGCGCCATGACGGGCGTGCGCCGCTCTCCAAACTGGCCGATATTCTGCAAGTCTCGCGTGGGACAGTGCAGAACAGGCTTGATCGCCTGATGGAGTCAGGTGCGATTCTTGGCTATACGGTGCGTGTGCGCGAAGATTATGAGCTGGATGGCATTCGCGCAATCATGCTGATCGAGGTGGTGGGGAAATCGACGTCGCAGGTCATTAGGAAATTGCGCGGTATGCCGGAGCTTCACACATTGCATACGACGAATGGGGCGTGGGATCTTGTAGCGGAAATCCAGACAGCGTCCCTGTCGGATTTCGACCGGGTTTTGCGCGAGGTCCGCTTGATTGAGGGGGTGCTGAACAGTGAGACAAGCATCCTGCTCAGCACAATCTGA